The sequence NNNNNNNNNNNNNNNNNNNNNNNNNNNNNNNNNNNNNNNNNNNNNNNNNNNNNNNNNNNNNNNNNNNNNNNNNNNNNNNNNNNNNNNNNNNNNNNNNNNNNNNNNNNNNNNNNNNNNNNNNNNNNNNNNNNNNNNNNNNNNNNNNNNNNNNNNNNNNNNNNNNNNNNNNNNNNNNNNNNNNNNNNNNNNNNNNNNNNNNNNNNNNNNNNNNNNNNNNNNNNNNNNNNNNNNNNNNNNNNNNNNNNNNNNNNNNNNNNNNNNNNNNNNNNNNNNNNNNNNNNNNNNNNNNNNNNNNNNNNNNNNNNNNNNNNNNNNNNNNNNNNNNNNNNNNNNNNNNNNNNNNNNNNNNNNNNNNNNNNNNNNNNNNNNNNNNNNNNNNNNNNNNNNNNNNNNNNNNNNNNNNNNNNNNNNNNNNNNNNNNNNNNNNNNNNNNNNNNNNNNNNNNNNNNNNNNNNNNNNNNNNNNNNNNNNNNNNNNNNNNNNNNNNNNNNNNNNNNNNNNNNNNNNNNNNNNNNNNNNNNNNNNNNNNNNNNNNNNNNNNNNNNNNNNNNNNNNNNNNNNNNNNNNNNNNNNNNNNNNNNNNNNNNNNNNNNNNNNNNNNNNNNNNNNNNNNNNNNNNNNNNNNNNNNNNNNNNNNNNNNNNNNNNNNNNNNNNNNNNNNNNNNNNNNNNNNNNNNNNNNNNNNNNNNNNNNNNNNNNNNNNNNNNNNNNNNNNNNNNNNNNNNNNNNNNNNNNNNNNNNNNNNNNNNNNNNNNNNNNNNNNNNNNNNNNNNNNNNNNNNNNNNNNNNNNNNNNNNNNNNNNNNNNNNNNNNNNNNNNNNNNNNNNNNNNNNNNNNNNNNNNNNNNNNNNNNNNNNNNNNNNNNNNNNNNNNNNNNNNNNNNNNNNNNNNNNNNNNNNNNNNNNNNNNNNNNNNNNNNNNNNNNNNNNNNNNNNNNNNNNNNNNNNNNNNNNNNNNNNNNNNNNNNNNNNNNNNNNNNNNNNNNNNNNNNNNNNNNNNNNNNNNNNNNNNNNNNNNNNNNNNNNNNNNNNNNNNNNNNNNNNNNNNNNNNNNNNNNNNNNNNNNNNNNNNNNNNNNNNNNNNNNNNNNNNNNNNNNNNNNNNNNNNNNNNNNNNNNNNNNNNNNNNNNNNNNNNNNNNNNNNNNNNNNNNNNNNNNNNNNNNNNNNNNNNNNNNNNNNNNNNNNNNNNNNNNNNNNNNNNNNNNNNNNNNNNNNNNNNNNNNNNNNNNNNNNNNNNNNNNNNNNNNNNNNNNNNNNNNNNNNNNNNNNNNNNNNNNNNNNNNNNNNNNNNNNNNNNNNNNNNNNNNNNNNNNNNNNNNNNNNNNNNNNNNNNNNNNNNNNNNNNNNNNNNNNNNNNNNNNNNNNNNNNNNNNNNNNNNNNNNNNNNNNNNNNNNAATTCATTGCGTGTATTTGtcaaaatggttttaaaagCCGCATTTTCCAGATATTTATTGTTGGGCCTTTATTATTTGGGCCTTTTAGATTactgttgtgttttgtgatagtattatattttcttgtttacgttttagataattatttgttgttgttttcgttGCAAAAATTTCAGTAGATTTAATATCTTTTAACGAGAACAACATTTTTTGTGTAAATAGTAATACATACATAACATTGATATAGTCTTTTGAAGAGTGATTCAAATTCATACTCCAAATGTATGTATGTGTTACATCTGTGTATGGAAAACGCGTAGATTGGTGTGAACGTAAAGTTTTGTAGTGTGACACATAAAAAACCTTACGATTATTATTATGTACCACTACTTAACAAATCCACGAAAATTATTCAAGTCCCGGTGGGGGATGGGTCCAATCCAATGCTTGAAAACTATTTTctcatttcataaaaatttgctTTGTGGCGGCGTGTCGCTGCGCCTGATATCGTTTTAATaatgtcacatttttttttcttttaaatataataacaaaggTTAAACTGTCCATTTTTTGATGAAGTTACAAATCACAAATACGAGCAATACATAAGAGATGTACATTAAACTCCCTTCATTAATATGTTGGCATTTTAAATAGGTAAACTTTTATGAAATTATCTATCAAAGCATGGAAGGAGAGACCACTCATAAACTTgtacaaaattaaaagtaaatgcGTTCTGTATTTATTCTTATCTACCTtcgtactattttttttttttttacataactcCATTTATTGaacagaaacacacaaaactatCCAGACTAAAATAAGAGATCAAgtaatttaaaagtttggttggttgatatataaaaaagaaaaagaaaaaatgaacgaagaagatgatataaTTAGTGGAAGTCGCCATCAGACACTTCACACTTAAACGCATTAAACATCCTTAGATCTGAAGCTAACAAAAGCCAATCCCCACTTGTAAAAAGCTATCTTATTTACGACACCTCCTTATAAGTCAAAGTGGTATTATTCGTAATTACTTCCATCTTTCAGTGGCATTTcattaagcttcttcttcttctcttttaaaacctttttatctctttctctctttcttcaaagTTCGTCGTGCacagagaggagagagagataataaagctacaaaaatttaaaaaaaaaagaaatgagaggACTCTCCATAACCACGGCGGCGATTCTCGCGATTCTGGTCATCCTCACCGCTCAGTACTGGTCCGTTGCGGTGTCTTCTCAGTCCGTAGAATTCCTCTCTCCGATCGAGACAGAGTGCCGTGGTACTATAGCAGAGTGCTCTGTTTCCGCCGCCATCGGAGACGAAGACGGAGATCTATTCTACGGCGGAGCGGAGTTCGAGATGGACTCGGAGATCAACCGGCGTATGTTAGCGGCGAGGAGGTACATAAGCTACGGTGCGCTTAGGAGAAACACTGTTCCCTGCTCACGACGCGGCGCGTCTTACTACAATTGCAGACGTGGAGCTCAGGCCAACCCTTACTCTCGCGGCTGCAGCGCCATCACTCGCTGCCGGCGCTGAATCTTTGTAACTCTCTCtttaaatctttctttttcctaaaaaaaatcttttttctttttttctgatatataattttcagaaatttctaCGTTTTTTTTTGCCGGTTTAATATTTCTAAGTTGCATTAGATTTCGTTACACATATATTGTAAATGTTTCTGAGAATTTATCTCTGTTTATTGATGTAAGTTTGTTAtataaaaccacaaaaacaaaaataaaaatattatggaataaatacattattaatttatagtatcaTGAATGATAAAAGGAATATTGATAGCCAGGTAATTCGTATTATATATGGATCTATTTATTTTCGTATATTCATGGGTGCATGCATGTgccttaagaaaataaaatacgtTTCCATATGATCGCTagctaaataaaaaataataaagtagtagttttttttaattttcttattatcgaatattattattgagatagatgtggaaaATAAAGAGGCGATGATGATATTGATAGGATTTGGTTGGGAGCCAACTAAAGCCAGCTTCACGCATCACTTTCGGCAGAGCTACCCACACGTGTAGGATAATActgttattgattttttttatttgtaatatacatACATTTTGCACAAACTATATACTAGTATGAAATTTGTTTGTCACGGGGACTCCTTACCTATAATATAAAGCCAAACGCATAAGCTCTTTGTGATTAACGAAATATAATGTAAATAAATGGTTAAAGGTCGTTGGaggaaataaaattttcaaagaagaagaagaaaaacaaaacNcttttttttttcagattttttttattatttatgaatAGATGAGTTTTCTAAAAACTAGtaagtttcaaaatataagatgttttaactaaaacacacacagattaaaaagtttttacttttaacaagttcaaccaatcataaacaatactacataatataaaatactaaactaatctaaaaattatatagaaaattgaaaatattctatattatgaaataaaaaacttttttaaaacattttatattttgaaagagagagagtagttATTATCTAAattctgtgattttttttaatttctttttacagAACTACGAATTTACACCTTgtttaataacaaaaagaaaaataaaagaaagaaaaattcataaCTTCCTGAGAAAGAATA comes from Camelina sativa cultivar DH55 chromosome 19, Cs, whole genome shotgun sequence and encodes:
- the LOC104765496 gene encoding rapid alkalinization factor 23-like; protein product: MRGLSITTAAILAILVILTAQYWSVAVSSQSVEFLSPIETECRGTIAECSVSAAIGDEDGDLFYGGAEFEMDSEINRRMLAARRYISYGALRRNTVPCSRRGASYYNCRRGAQANPYSRGCSAITRCRR